A portion of the Bacteroides faecium genome contains these proteins:
- a CDS encoding RNA polymerase sigma factor has product MTTEKHIHIDLVRGVKSGSYTDFTRLYAIYADLLYGFVLNLTKSPADAEDILQETFLRIWQTRESLSLDTSFKAYLYTIARHLIIDSFRKKIDSIDFELYVQSDAYQQCGENNVENKIYFDEFLKRIDKAVEQLTPKQRLIFDLSKRKGRSIQEIAEALEISEKTVKNQLTLAMNLLKSSLL; this is encoded by the coding sequence ATGACTACGGAAAAGCACATACATATTGATTTAGTAAGAGGGGTAAAGTCCGGTTCTTATACGGATTTTACGCGATTGTATGCCATATATGCCGATTTGCTTTATGGCTTCGTACTGAATTTAACCAAATCGCCCGCTGATGCAGAAGACATTCTGCAAGAGACCTTCCTGCGCATTTGGCAGACTCGGGAATCACTTTCTTTAGATACCTCCTTCAAGGCTTATCTCTATACCATTGCCCGTCATCTGATTATCGACTCTTTCCGCAAGAAGATAGATAGCATAGACTTTGAACTCTACGTCCAAAGCGACGCATACCAACAATGTGGAGAGAACAACGTCGAAAATAAGATTTACTTCGATGAGTTTTTAAAACGAATCGATAAAGCAGTAGAACAACTGACACCCAAACAACGATTGATATTTGATTTGAGCAAGAGGAAAGGACGCTCCATCCAAGAGATAGCGGAGGCGTTGGAGATTTCGGAAAAGACGGTAAAGAACCAACTGACTCTTGCCATGAATCTATTAAAGAGCAGCCTTTTATAA
- a CDS encoding FecR family protein: protein MKENLFKDLLRRFFSEKVTPSEYTVLRSEAEKATDEILDETFSALWEETQEIPTMDAHIKSDVLSKIEKRVIVPKSRPSFSSWAKYAATILLPLLVTAASFYYFGKSQGEEELFTVFAENGHKTQVFLPDGTKVWLNSDSYLSYSSKFNNQNRTVTLKGEAFFDVTKDQKHSFTVKAGDVNVVVHGTAFNVYAYPDEPTMNVSLLRGAVRVENDKEKSKGVNLKPNQKVQISKNLKDWHLASCNAELECLWTKNMLRFENTPAMEVFHKLEKWYGVDIQVENLDLSTKYGFVLKTESLKEMLDLINKITSINYQIKGEEVTIRYR, encoded by the coding sequence ATGAAAGAGAATTTGTTCAAGGATTTATTAAGGCGATTCTTCTCGGAGAAAGTTACTCCGTCGGAATATACGGTTCTTCGGTCAGAAGCAGAGAAGGCAACCGATGAAATATTGGATGAGACATTCTCTGCTTTGTGGGAAGAGACGCAGGAAATCCCTACGATGGACGCTCACATAAAATCGGATGTTTTGAGTAAAATAGAGAAGAGAGTGATTGTTCCTAAATCGCGCCCCTCTTTCTCTTCTTGGGCCAAGTATGCAGCTACCATCTTATTGCCGCTGCTTGTCACCGCTGCTTCGTTCTATTACTTCGGAAAGAGTCAGGGAGAAGAAGAGCTCTTTACGGTTTTTGCAGAGAATGGACATAAAACCCAAGTATTCTTGCCGGACGGAACCAAGGTGTGGCTGAACTCGGATTCTTATTTAAGCTATTCGTCTAAGTTTAATAATCAGAATCGTACAGTCACTCTAAAGGGAGAAGCCTTTTTTGATGTCACCAAAGACCAGAAACACTCTTTCACGGTAAAAGCAGGCGATGTCAATGTAGTGGTACACGGCACGGCATTCAATGTATATGCCTATCCGGACGAACCAACCATGAATGTCTCTCTCCTTCGAGGAGCCGTCAGAGTGGAAAATGACAAAGAAAAGAGCAAAGGCGTCAACCTGAAACCCAATCAAAAAGTGCAGATAAGCAAGAATCTGAAGGATTGGCACCTGGCATCGTGCAATGCAGAGCTTGAATGCTTGTGGACAAAGAATATGCTCCGGTTTGAAAACACACCCGCCATGGAGGTCTTTCATAAGTTAGAGAAATGGTATGGAGTGGATATACAGGTGGAGAATCTGGACTTATCAACCAAATACGGCTTCGTGCTTAAGACCGAATCATTAAAGGAAATGTTAGATCTAATCAATAAAATCACGTCAATTAATTATCAAATTAAAGGAGAGGAGGTAACAATCAGATATCGATAA
- a CDS encoding glycoside hydrolase family 18 gives MKKIIYLLLIAFSVVNVACETDIEHTVLHETQPKVGSPEYYANLRAYKKSEHSIAYGWWGRSGTTGTSEMSSRYIALPDSIDIVSLWSGRPKTEADWEELRFCQQVKGTRFVTCMFGSAVDGLMRKNFPELCTDEANLWDAIDAVAVSINDSVKKYGLDGFDLDYEPNYGDGGVFGKGGGGIDEGGDKYTQRLFFALSQFMGPQSGTGKLLIIDGEFEPGIEPQIDYYVSQAYGTNSFSDLQTKYETFGKGACPTYKFVCAENMEQYSSKGAEFFYNGENIGSVLGMAMWNPKQGRKGGFSGYILESDFASKPYTPYYYIRTGIQIQNPALK, from the coding sequence ATGAAAAAAATAATATATCTGTTGTTAATAGCTTTTTCCGTAGTTAATGTAGCTTGTGAAACGGATATAGAGCATACTGTGTTGCATGAGACTCAGCCCAAAGTGGGTAGTCCGGAATATTATGCCAATTTAAGGGCTTATAAGAAAAGCGAACACTCCATTGCTTATGGCTGGTGGGGACGTAGTGGTACTACCGGCACTTCTGAGATGAGTTCGCGATACATCGCATTGCCGGATAGTATCGATATTGTCAGCCTTTGGAGTGGAAGACCCAAGACAGAAGCCGATTGGGAAGAGCTGCGTTTCTGCCAGCAAGTGAAAGGTACACGCTTTGTGACTTGTATGTTTGGAAGCGCGGTAGATGGATTGATGCGCAAAAACTTTCCGGAATTATGTACGGATGAGGCAAATCTGTGGGATGCCATCGATGCGGTAGCTGTTTCTATAAACGATTCGGTAAAAAAATATGGATTGGATGGATTTGACCTGGACTATGAGCCTAACTATGGTGATGGAGGTGTTTTTGGAAAAGGAGGCGGTGGTATCGACGAAGGTGGGGATAAATATACCCAAAGACTCTTCTTTGCCCTTTCCCAATTTATGGGACCTCAGTCGGGCACAGGTAAGCTGTTGATAATTGATGGAGAATTTGAACCGGGGATTGAGCCACAAATAGACTATTATGTATCTCAAGCTTATGGAACGAATTCCTTTTCTGATCTTCAAACTAAGTATGAGACTTTTGGAAAAGGAGCTTGTCCCACTTACAAGTTTGTGTGCGCGGAAAATATGGAACAATATAGTAGTAAGGGAGCTGAATTTTTCTACAATGGAGAAAATATTGGAAGTGTGTTAGGTATGGCCATGTGGAATCCCAAGCAGGGACGTAAAGGTGGCTTCAGCGGATACATTCTTGAAAGCGACTTTGCCTCTAAACCCTATACTCCTTATTATTATATCAGAACAGGTATCCAGATTCAGAATCCGGCATTAAAGTAA
- a CDS encoding efflux RND transporter periplasmic adaptor subunit, with protein sequence MSKKISKVKQGLLLLCCLIAATGCKQAPPAQMEAEYEVMTVSPADRMISSAYSATIRGRQDIDIYPQVGGTLTKVCVTEGQRVKNGQTLFIIDQVPYEAAWQTAVANVEAAQASLATAQLTYDSKEELYKENVVSSFDLSTAKNSLLAAKAQLAQAKAQEVSARNNLSYTVVKSPADGVVGTLPYRVGALVGSSLPEPLTTVSDNSDMYVYFSMTENQLLGLIRQYGSKEEALKSMPAIDLQLNDKSSYSEQGQIESISGIIDRSTGTVSLRAVFPNKDGLLHSGGAGNVIVPVRKAGSLVIPQGATFEIQDKRYVYKVVDGKAQANLIQVTRVNGGREFIVDEGLAPGDVIVAEGVGLLREGTPIKAKTAQAAAPTTTEN encoded by the coding sequence ATGAGTAAAAAGATTAGTAAAGTGAAGCAGGGACTATTGTTACTCTGCTGTCTGATTGCTGCGACAGGCTGTAAGCAAGCTCCACCGGCACAAATGGAGGCTGAATACGAAGTAATGACTGTATCTCCGGCCGACCGGATGATTTCGAGCGCGTATTCGGCGACCATCCGTGGACGTCAGGATATAGACATTTATCCCCAGGTAGGCGGTACGCTGACCAAAGTCTGTGTGACGGAAGGCCAACGGGTAAAGAACGGACAGACACTGTTCATCATCGACCAGGTGCCGTATGAAGCAGCCTGGCAAACCGCAGTGGCAAACGTTGAGGCTGCACAGGCTTCCTTGGCTACCGCACAACTGACTTATGACAGTAAAGAGGAACTGTATAAGGAGAATGTAGTTTCCTCTTTCGACCTGAGTACGGCGAAGAACTCCCTGCTGGCTGCCAAGGCACAGTTGGCACAGGCAAAAGCCCAGGAAGTGAGTGCCCGCAATAACCTTTCTTACACAGTAGTGAAGAGCCCGGCTGACGGAGTGGTAGGTACATTGCCCTATCGCGTGGGAGCGTTGGTTGGTTCCAGTCTTCCCGAACCGTTGACAACCGTTTCTGATAATTCGGATATGTACGTTTACTTTTCTATGACGGAAAACCAGTTGCTGGGATTGATTCGCCAGTACGGCTCTAAAGAAGAAGCATTGAAAAGTATGCCGGCTATCGACCTTCAGTTGAATGACAAATCGTCTTATTCCGAACAAGGACAGATTGAGTCCATCAGTGGAATAATCGACCGGTCGACGGGTACTGTCAGTCTGCGTGCGGTATTCCCTAACAAGGACGGATTGCTGCATAGCGGTGGCGCTGGAAATGTGATTGTCCCTGTCCGGAAAGCGGGCTCTCTGGTTATTCCGCAGGGTGCTACGTTCGAAATACAGGACAAGAGATATGTATATAAAGTAGTGGACGGCAAAGCACAGGCAAACCTGATTCAGGTGACACGTGTAAACGGCGGACGTGAATTTATTGTTGACGAAGGACTGGCACCGGGAGATGTAATCGTGGCGGAAGGCGTAGGATTGCTCCGTGAAGGTACACCGATTAAAGCCAAGACAGCACAGGCTGCCGCTCCGACAACTACTGAAAACTAA
- a CDS encoding DUF1735 and LamG domain-containing protein codes for MKKDNKTRMMMQLYSMLLLACSFSFLFSSCEEEVDFSNKLYIAQAKTTNNASVTLDNGEGNFDITIASTYKMTQDIEVSLEIMDEQFLNEYNTKYKTEYQYIPKKAVTLSSSNVKIPDNAAISKGVTVNVKKWDDYKRGVDYAIPLKINTMKSGMSVIDGSDFIVLELAEKVVSPAAAIINEGFHMIEPECIFGPEMEELPYGTITIEGKIKMTKGFFVAGNWRSDVFNGFGLQIIVSPSGVMNVRFPDSSFIGEFGSVSLNKWYHFAVVNDNGSITIYFDGEQQSTVSNGGPFNASKSFSIASYATGTGMVVDEFRIWKTVRTSRQIKKYPNMVDATHPDLLVYYRFDEGTGNIAKDAKGKHDLQIKNNGAVNWLQEETYP; via the coding sequence ATGAAAAAAGATAATAAAACTCGTATGATGATGCAGCTGTACAGCATGCTGCTTTTGGCTTGTTCTTTCTCTTTTCTTTTCTCTTCGTGTGAGGAAGAAGTGGATTTCTCGAATAAGCTGTATATCGCACAGGCAAAGACTACCAATAATGCCAGTGTGACATTGGATAATGGAGAAGGTAATTTTGATATTACAATTGCATCCACCTATAAGATGACACAAGACATTGAAGTGTCATTGGAGATTATGGACGAACAGTTCTTGAATGAATACAATACAAAGTATAAGACAGAATATCAATATATCCCCAAAAAGGCTGTTACACTCTCTTCATCCAATGTGAAGATTCCCGATAACGCGGCTATCTCTAAAGGTGTGACAGTGAACGTGAAGAAATGGGATGATTACAAAAGAGGTGTAGATTATGCTATTCCTTTGAAAATAAATACCATGAAATCGGGAATGTCTGTAATAGATGGTTCTGATTTCATCGTGTTGGAGTTGGCAGAAAAAGTGGTTTCTCCTGCCGCAGCGATAATAAACGAAGGTTTCCACATGATAGAGCCGGAGTGTATCTTTGGTCCTGAGATGGAAGAATTGCCGTATGGAACCATCACCATAGAGGGAAAAATCAAAATGACAAAGGGTTTCTTTGTTGCGGGTAACTGGCGTTCCGATGTGTTTAATGGCTTTGGTTTACAAATTATCGTCTCACCCAGCGGAGTTATGAATGTCAGATTCCCGGATTCGAGCTTTATAGGTGAGTTTGGCAGTGTCTCATTAAACAAGTGGTATCATTTTGCCGTTGTCAACGATAATGGTTCTATTACCATTTATTTTGACGGAGAACAACAGTCAACTGTTTCCAATGGAGGCCCATTTAATGCAAGTAAATCTTTCTCCATAGCATCGTATGCTACAGGAACAGGTATGGTAGTGGACGAATTTAGAATCTGGAAAACAGTACGTACATCGCGTCAGATTAAGAAATATCCTAATATGGTAGACGCTACGCATCCGGATTTGTTGGTTTACTACCGTTTTGACGAAGGTACTGGAAATATCGCTAAGGATGCGAAGGGTAAGCACGATTTGCAAATTAAGAACAATGGTGCAGTTAATTGGCTTCAGGAAGAAACATATCCTTAA
- a CDS encoding SusC/RagA family TonB-linked outer membrane protein, with translation MRKIKRILANIFFLLLIAHPLGAQTNVQKIDLSLKQQSLKAFFEAVESKTDYTFMYNNLDLEQKVSIEVKQAAIKDVLNKVLTPLQINYEIVNKRIVLTKNDSRKFTIKGTVINESKESLIGVNIAIVPTGKGTITDIDGNFSLDVPQDAVLNVSYIGFVSQQIKVGNKRDFTIVLKEDSKELNEVVVTALGIKRAEKALSYNVQKITSEDLTRVKNANFMNALIGKVAGVTINTSSAGVGGAARVVMRGTKSINYDNNALYVIDGIPVINSGGEINSIFASSTTTDDISSLNPEDIESMSVLTGAAAASLYGSLGQNGVVLITTKSGAVGKPRLSYSNSTSFLTPFVLPEFQNRYGQTEMGSLTSWGEKLDTPGSYKPKDFFQTGRSVSHSVTFSTGSETNQTFISASVLTGKGIVPSNNLDRYNFTFKNTAKLLDDKMTVSFNLMYSNQKTQNMFAQGLYHNPLVPVYLFPAGGNWSAIQAYERYDESRNFPTQYWPFADDQFRMQNPYWITNREKFINKKHRFYAGLNLEYKLFDWLKLMGRAKMEYTNGLSETNLYASTNKLFAGASGRYSRGISLTEQYYVDVMANIDKTFNETFGVTGNIGYSFMENKNQGQSVDCYIPYGAIPNLFHTGNAAGEASSLLPTSKNYQALYANAEVSYKQMLYLNASVRSDWWSQLYGTGQLYIVYPSVGMSAILTEAFSGMKSDVLSFLKVRANYTTVGNPPPAFVTGKQTYPVTAGSPDFGNGIKPSLTLQPEKTKGVEAGFNLKMFKNKLSLDFTWYHTRTSNQIFNVPISASSFYSSFYINAGQVTNKGIEATLGYKDKWGDFSWDSYLTFTMNKNRVDKLIDNYYDEESQTYITRDVIEKGGAGSYSMKVAVGGTLGDVYVSTLKMDDQGRYVVVQNGKVMPDDKNVIFAGKAAPDCTLGFNNTFRYKNIDLSFSIYGRFGGIGVSATQAILDAYGVSEQSAKARDLGYVMVNGRKLSSVADYYKTMGNGLNGILSEYVYSATNVRLKNLAIGYTIPGKWLYNKIGSIHLALTGENLFMFYNKAPFDPESTASTGTYYQGIDYFMQPSLKSLGFSVKVNF, from the coding sequence ATGAGAAAAATAAAAAGGATACTTGCTAATATCTTCTTTTTATTGTTGATTGCGCATCCTTTGGGTGCTCAAACCAATGTTCAGAAAATAGACCTATCTTTAAAACAGCAGAGCCTTAAAGCGTTTTTTGAAGCTGTCGAAAGCAAAACAGATTATACATTTATGTACAACAACCTCGATTTGGAGCAGAAAGTATCCATAGAGGTCAAACAAGCTGCCATTAAGGATGTATTAAATAAGGTGCTGACTCCTTTGCAGATTAACTATGAAATAGTAAACAAACGGATTGTACTGACAAAGAATGATTCCAGGAAGTTTACCATTAAAGGAACCGTAATCAACGAGAGTAAGGAATCTTTGATTGGAGTGAACATCGCCATTGTTCCTACAGGCAAAGGTACGATTACAGACATTGACGGTAACTTCTCGCTGGATGTTCCGCAAGATGCAGTGCTTAACGTCTCTTATATCGGATTTGTTTCACAACAGATAAAGGTGGGCAACAAGAGAGACTTTACCATTGTCTTGAAAGAAGACTCGAAAGAACTGAATGAAGTGGTAGTAACGGCTTTGGGTATTAAGCGTGCCGAAAAGGCGTTAAGCTACAATGTGCAGAAAATAACTTCAGAAGATCTGACCCGGGTGAAGAATGCCAACTTCATGAATGCCCTTATCGGTAAAGTGGCAGGTGTCACGATTAACACCAGTTCGGCCGGTGTGGGTGGAGCTGCCCGTGTGGTAATGCGTGGAACAAAATCCATCAACTATGATAACAATGCACTGTATGTGATTGACGGTATTCCCGTAATCAACAGCGGTGGAGAGATAAACAGTATCTTTGCCAGTTCTACCACTACGGATGATATTTCGTCCTTAAACCCGGAAGACATTGAGTCGATGTCTGTATTGACCGGTGCGGCTGCCGCTTCGCTATATGGTAGCTTAGGACAGAATGGTGTTGTATTGATTACGACGAAATCGGGAGCTGTAGGAAAGCCCCGGTTGAGCTATTCTAACAGTACTTCCTTCCTTACTCCTTTTGTGCTTCCGGAATTCCAGAACAGATATGGACAAACTGAGATGGGAAGCCTCACCAGTTGGGGAGAAAAACTGGATACTCCGGGCAGTTATAAGCCGAAGGATTTCTTCCAGACAGGACGTTCGGTATCTCATTCGGTTACATTCTCTACCGGTTCTGAAACCAATCAGACTTTCATCTCTGCCTCTGTGCTAACCGGTAAGGGTATTGTGCCGAGCAATAATCTGGACAGATACAACTTTACATTTAAAAACACAGCCAAATTGCTGGACGATAAGATGACGGTCTCTTTTAACCTGATGTATTCTAATCAGAAAACCCAGAATATGTTTGCGCAGGGATTGTATCACAACCCTCTTGTGCCGGTCTATCTTTTCCCGGCAGGCGGTAATTGGAGTGCCATACAAGCATACGAAAGATATGACGAGTCGCGCAACTTCCCGACACAATATTGGCCGTTTGCTGACGACCAGTTCAGAATGCAGAACCCTTACTGGATTACTAATAGAGAGAAATTTATTAATAAGAAACATCGGTTTTATGCAGGCTTGAACCTGGAATACAAATTGTTCGATTGGTTGAAACTGATGGGACGTGCCAAGATGGAATATACCAATGGCCTGTCGGAGACCAATTTGTATGCTTCTACCAATAAGTTGTTTGCAGGTGCTTCCGGTCGCTACTCACGTGGCATCTCACTGACAGAGCAATATTATGTGGATGTAATGGCCAATATCGACAAGACCTTCAATGAGACATTTGGTGTGACAGGAAACATCGGATATAGCTTTATGGAGAACAAAAATCAAGGTCAGTCTGTAGACTGCTACATTCCATACGGAGCTATTCCGAATCTGTTTCATACAGGTAATGCAGCAGGAGAAGCAAGTAGCCTTTTGCCGACCAGTAAGAACTACCAGGCATTGTATGCCAACGCAGAAGTTTCGTACAAGCAAATGCTGTATTTGAATGCATCGGTTCGTTCGGACTGGTGGTCGCAACTTTACGGAACGGGACAGTTGTATATCGTATATCCTTCGGTAGGTATGTCGGCCATTCTGACAGAAGCGTTCAGCGGCATGAAGTCGGATGTTCTTTCATTCTTGAAAGTGAGAGCCAACTATACGACCGTAGGTAATCCGCCTCCTGCGTTTGTAACTGGTAAGCAGACTTATCCGGTAACAGCCGGTTCACCCGACTTTGGTAATGGTATCAAACCGTCTTTGACGTTGCAACCCGAAAAGACAAAAGGTGTGGAAGCCGGATTTAATTTGAAGATGTTCAAAAATAAGTTGAGCCTTGACTTTACCTGGTATCACACACGTACGTCCAACCAAATCTTTAATGTACCTATTTCGGCATCTTCGTTCTACTCTTCATTTTATATCAATGCCGGACAGGTTACGAATAAAGGTATAGAGGCAACGTTGGGATATAAAGATAAGTGGGGAGATTTCTCATGGGATTCATATTTGACATTCACCATGAACAAGAACCGTGTGGACAAACTGATTGACAATTATTACGATGAAGAGTCTCAAACGTATATTACCCGCGATGTGATTGAAAAAGGCGGTGCCGGAAGTTATTCAATGAAAGTTGCTGTAGGCGGAACGTTGGGAGACGTGTATGTCTCTACATTAAAGATGGACGACCAAGGACGTTATGTAGTGGTGCAAAACGGAAAGGTAATGCCGGACGATAAGAATGTAATCTTTGCAGGTAAAGCCGCACCGGACTGTACATTAGGTTTCAACAACACCTTCCGTTACAAAAACATCGATTTGAGCTTTAGCATCTACGGACGTTTTGGGGGTATTGGCGTGTCGGCAACCCAAGCGATACTTGATGCGTATGGTGTCTCAGAACAATCGGCAAAGGCTCGTGATTTGGGTTACGTGATGGTGAACGGAAGAAAATTGTCGAGCGTTGCCGATTATTATAAGACGATGGGTAACGGTCTGAATGGTATCTTGTCCGAATATGTGTATAGTGCAACGAATGTTCGTTTGAAGAATCTGGCCATCGGATATACGATTCCGGGCAAGTGGTTGTACAATAAGATAGGAAGTATCCATCTGGCACTGACCGGAGAAAATTTGTTTATGTTCTATAACAAAGCTCCATTCGACCCGGAAAGCACGGCTTCTACCGGTACCTATTATCAGGGAATTGACTATTTTATGCAGCCGAGCTTGAAATCTTTGGGCTTTAGCGTAAAAGTGAATTTTTAA
- a CDS encoding helix-turn-helix domain-containing protein — translation MEQRNSNLAVLREPFIAGIDEELAPVMHYLWKLEGGAIYFCRKGWAHVTIDLKDYEVVENTQLVLLPGTIIRINGSSSDFTASFFGFPKEMFIEACMRFEPIFFRFIKEHPCYVLPEENTGAINGLISAATAIYKDRENRFRNQIAKNHLQSFMLDIYDKCYRYFDAQEIEGGSRQDEIFKNFIALVHANCTSQREVTFYADKLCISTKYLTGICKSVTGDSAKKIIDDFTILEIKVLLQSAELTIQEIADRLSFPDQSYLGRYFKRHEGISPKEYQSKYSM, via the coding sequence ATGGAACAAAGAAACTCTAACCTGGCCGTACTTCGCGAACCCTTCATCGCCGGAATTGATGAGGAGTTAGCTCCTGTCATGCACTACCTGTGGAAACTGGAAGGGGGTGCCATTTACTTCTGCCGCAAAGGGTGGGCACACGTCACGATTGACCTAAAAGATTATGAAGTGGTAGAAAATACTCAATTAGTACTTCTGCCGGGAACCATTATCCGTATCAATGGCAGCAGCAGCGATTTCACAGCTTCTTTTTTCGGATTCCCCAAAGAAATGTTTATAGAAGCCTGTATGCGTTTCGAACCCATCTTTTTCCGGTTTATAAAGGAGCATCCATGCTATGTTCTCCCGGAAGAGAATACCGGAGCCATCAACGGACTGATAAGTGCCGCGACTGCCATCTACAAAGACCGCGAGAATCGCTTCCGAAACCAAATAGCCAAGAATCATCTCCAGTCTTTCATGCTCGATATTTATGATAAATGTTATCGCTATTTCGATGCACAGGAAATTGAAGGCGGAAGCCGGCAGGATGAAATCTTCAAGAACTTTATTGCACTGGTGCACGCCAATTGTACTTCCCAACGGGAAGTGACTTTTTATGCCGACAAACTTTGTATTTCCACCAAGTATCTGACCGGTATCTGCAAAAGTGTAACAGGAGATTCCGCCAAAAAGATTATTGATGATTTCACTATCCTGGAGATAAAGGTACTGCTTCAGTCTGCCGAACTGACAATACAAGAAATAGCCGACCGGTTAAGTTTCCCCGACCAGTCGTACCTGGGAAGATATTTCAAACGGCATGAAGGTATATCGCCGAAGGAGTATCAGAGTAAATATTCCATGTAG
- a CDS encoding RagB/SusD family nutrient uptake outer membrane protein, which translates to MNRFKSIIWLLVLTGVLSTACTDKFAEYNQNPNNVTEDDLQMDNIFLGAFFVKMIQNIFPYGGTGSSSTNAYQNVENLHGDVYGGYHGQTHNWSTSGDGLTYNFSMGWNGSLFSVLYTGVMGNWKFIKERTENDYPDLFAVAQMIKIYAAQRTTDSFGPIPYSKAGEGIGSEYDSQSDIYHSFLEELTTAIETLKPYAERGSSLLQLFDDVYKGNYAQWVKFGNTLKLRIAMRMAYVDATAAQKAAEEAVNDSYGVMTENDANAIIRGVDSSSRTYNNPLGGLTEDYNEARMSANMESFLVGYKDPRLSAYFKPATNPDDITNTQERVPRVYLGLRSGLRISDAQAKRYVSYSKLKSDFEIIWMTAAEAYFLRAEGALRKWNMGGTAQSLYEEGIRKSFEQWRAGDASAYLADETSKPKTYEDEMASAHNIGEGSRLSTITIKWNEGAGFEEKLERIITQKWIAIYPNGQEAWSEFRRTRYPKLFPVHVNNSGGTINTDIQIRRVPYPTSEYRTNEENLLKGIKLLGGSDNGGTRLWWDKKP; encoded by the coding sequence ATGAACAGATTTAAATCAATAATATGGTTGTTGGTGCTGACCGGAGTATTAAGCACGGCTTGTACGGATAAGTTTGCAGAATACAATCAAAACCCCAATAATGTGACGGAAGACGACCTACAGATGGATAATATCTTCTTAGGGGCTTTCTTTGTGAAGATGATTCAAAACATATTCCCTTACGGAGGTACAGGGTCTAGTTCTACAAATGCCTATCAGAACGTAGAGAATCTGCATGGTGATGTATATGGAGGTTATCACGGACAGACACACAATTGGAGTACATCGGGCGATGGACTGACCTACAACTTTTCGATGGGATGGAATGGTTCGCTTTTTTCCGTCTTATATACGGGTGTTATGGGTAACTGGAAGTTTATCAAAGAACGTACGGAAAACGATTACCCCGATTTGTTCGCTGTCGCACAGATGATTAAAATCTATGCAGCCCAGCGGACAACAGACAGTTTTGGTCCTATCCCCTACTCAAAGGCTGGTGAGGGAATCGGCAGTGAATACGATTCTCAAAGTGATATTTATCACTCTTTTCTAGAGGAGTTGACCACTGCGATAGAGACGTTAAAACCGTATGCCGAAAGGGGTTCCAGTTTGTTGCAGCTCTTTGACGATGTATATAAAGGAAACTATGCACAATGGGTGAAATTTGGTAATACCCTGAAGTTACGAATCGCCATGCGCATGGCGTATGTGGATGCGACAGCAGCCCAAAAGGCGGCAGAAGAAGCTGTTAACGATAGTTATGGAGTCATGACAGAAAACGATGCCAATGCTATCATCCGTGGAGTAGATAGCAGTAGCCGGACATACAATAATCCTTTAGGAGGTCTTACCGAAGACTATAACGAGGCGCGAATGAGTGCGAATATGGAGTCGTTCCTGGTCGGATATAAGGACCCGCGTCTGAGTGCTTATTTCAAACCGGCTACGAATCCGGATGATATCACCAACACGCAAGAACGTGTACCAAGAGTCTATTTGGGATTGCGTAGCGGTTTGCGGATTTCAGATGCTCAGGCAAAAAGATACGTTAGTTATTCGAAACTGAAAAGCGATTTCGAAATTATCTGGATGACAGCAGCCGAAGCCTATTTCTTGCGTGCCGAAGGTGCATTGCGCAAATGGAATATGGGAGGAACGGCACAGAGCCTTTACGAAGAAGGAATCCGGAAATCATTTGAACAGTGGAGAGCTGGAGATGCTTCCGCTTACCTTGCCGATGAGACCAGTAAGCCGAAAACGTATGAGGATGAAATGGCGTCTGCTCATAACATTGGAGAGGGAAGCAGGTTGAGTACCATTACGATAAAGTGGAACGAAGGTGCCGGCTTTGAAGAAAAACTGGAACGAATCATCACACAGAAATGGATTGCCATTTATCCCAACGGACAAGAGGCATGGAGCGAGTTCCGCAGAACACGTTATCCGAAACTCTTCCCGGTTCATGTAAACAATAGCGGTGGTACCATCAATACAGATATCCAGATTCGAAGAGTTCCTTATCCAACCAGTGAATACAGAACCAACGAAGAGAATCTGTTGAAAGGTATTAAACTGTTAGGCGGTTCGGATAATGGAGGAACCAGACTGTGGTGGGATAAGAAACCTTAA